The Actinomyces sp. oral taxon 414 genome has a segment encoding these proteins:
- the folK gene encoding 2-amino-4-hydroxy-6-hydroxymethyldihydropteridine diphosphokinase, translated as MSTPAPDVDTIRLTGLSARGRHGVLPSERREGQLFVVDVTLGLGRRGTAVAAVTDSLNDAIDYGKVAASVIAIIEGDPVNLLETLAERVSDAVLAYGRVQEVEVCVHKPQAPLDVAFDDIMVTIHRSAEGVGLGLSGDTASDATLVGAPVERLEPADGEGRPAPAQPSPAQPAPAQPSPAPAADAQAAPVQPSPAPAVEHAAPAAGPISPGHAAEAAAAEALAPQWQGWEDDQGQSDSWGGDADEIPSWGEPAAGAPAWGEPLAGTPAWGVPLGGTPAWGVPQAQPGGVDSSGQEGPGATPQTSWGGPAGGEPAWDQAAASSTADPLTGAGGASPQAADPAAPLGGAPDASAPLAGDAPWPTVPATPSAAADGQAPAAGQQPWGPAADIPPTTAVPGGGHQWGEGAPGAAPAAPVQEPPHDPLRERPASPAAVVIALGGNAGGVVPALRTAVSTLRETAGIEVTAVAPLARTAAVVDPGADPQPDFLNTVVLITTALSPYEVLEVCQGLEAAAGRVRTEPNGPRTLDADIVTYEGVVSDDPALTLPHPRAAQRAFVLVPWAEADPFAELADQSVSSLAEAAPDRDGVRWLALDWIDSDHLPTLPTGQYIAPPEAPSGADADQSSAWSGQSAQSAQSGQSAWSGQSAQSAAPAADEDGAEDWSEPLNWNQVVSGRQNGQS; from the coding sequence ATGAGCACCCCCGCACCCGACGTTGACACGATCCGGCTGACCGGGTTGTCGGCCCGTGGCCGCCACGGCGTCCTGCCATCCGAACGCCGGGAGGGTCAGCTCTTCGTCGTCGACGTGACCCTCGGCCTGGGGCGTCGCGGCACCGCCGTCGCCGCCGTCACAGATTCTCTCAACGACGCCATCGACTACGGGAAGGTGGCCGCCTCCGTCATCGCCATCATCGAGGGCGACCCCGTCAATCTTCTGGAGACCCTGGCCGAACGGGTCTCCGACGCGGTCCTCGCCTACGGGCGGGTCCAGGAGGTCGAGGTCTGCGTCCACAAGCCCCAGGCCCCGCTCGACGTCGCCTTCGACGACATTATGGTCACCATCCATCGCAGCGCGGAGGGCGTCGGGCTGGGCCTGAGCGGCGACACGGCCTCCGATGCGACGCTCGTGGGCGCGCCGGTGGAGAGGCTGGAGCCCGCCGACGGCGAGGGGCGGCCCGCCCCGGCACAGCCCTCGCCCGCGCAGCCCGCACCCGCGCAGCCCTCGCCGGCTCCGGCGGCGGACGCGCAGGCGGCGCCCGTGCAGCCCTCGCCGGCTCCGGCGGTCGAGCACGCCGCACCGGCGGCGGGGCCGATCAGTCCCGGTCACGCAGCCGAGGCGGCGGCCGCCGAGGCGCTGGCGCCCCAGTGGCAGGGCTGGGAGGACGACCAGGGCCAGTCCGACTCCTGGGGCGGCGACGCCGACGAGATCCCCTCGTGGGGCGAGCCCGCCGCCGGGGCCCCCGCCTGGGGCGAGCCCCTGGCCGGGACGCCCGCCTGGGGCGTGCCCCTGGGCGGGACCCCCGCGTGGGGCGTGCCCCAGGCCCAGCCCGGCGGCGTCGATTCCTCCGGTCAGGAGGGCCCGGGGGCGACGCCGCAGACCTCCTGGGGCGGGCCTGCGGGCGGGGAGCCCGCCTGGGACCAGGCGGCCGCCAGCTCCACGGCCGATCCCCTCACCGGGGCGGGCGGCGCGTCCCCGCAGGCCGCCGACCCGGCGGCCCCGCTGGGCGGGGCCCCGGACGCCTCCGCCCCCCTCGCCGGCGACGCCCCGTGGCCGACGGTACCCGCCACCCCCTCGGCCGCGGCCGACGGGCAGGCCCCGGCGGCCGGCCAGCAGCCGTGGGGCCCCGCCGCGGACATCCCGCCCACTACCGCCGTTCCGGGCGGCGGCCACCAGTGGGGGGAGGGCGCCCCGGGCGCCGCCCCCGCTGCCCCCGTCCAGGAGCCCCCGCACGACCCGCTGCGCGAGCGCCCCGCCTCCCCCGCGGCGGTCGTCATCGCCCTGGGTGGCAACGCGGGCGGCGTCGTCCCGGCGCTGCGCACCGCCGTGAGCACCCTGCGCGAGACCGCGGGCATCGAGGTCACCGCCGTCGCCCCGCTGGCCCGCACGGCCGCCGTCGTCGACCCCGGCGCCGACCCGCAGCCCGACTTCCTCAACACCGTCGTCCTGATCACCACGGCCCTCTCCCCCTACGAGGTCCTCGAGGTCTGCCAGGGCCTGGAGGCCGCCGCCGGCCGCGTGCGCACCGAACCCAACGGGCCGCGCACCCTCGACGCCGACATCGTCACCTACGAGGGTGTCGTCTCCGACGACCCCGCGCTCACGCTCCCGCACCCGCGGGCCGCTCAGCGGGCCTTCGTGCTCGTGCCGTGGGCGGAGGCCGACCCCTTCGCCGAGTTGGCGGACCAGTCCGTCTCCTCCCTGGCCGAGGCCGCCCCCGACCGCGACGGCGTGCGCTGGCTCGCCCTGGACTGGATCGACTCCGACCACCTGCCCACCCTGCCCACCGGCCAGTACATCGCCCCGCCGGAGGCGCCGTCGGGTGCGGACGCCGACCAGTCGTCGGCCTGGTCGGGGCAGTCCGCCCAGTCGGCCCAGTCCGGCCAGTCGGCCTGGTCGGGGCAGTCCGCCCAGTCGGCCGCGCCGGCCGCCGATGAGGACGGCGCGGAGGACTGGTCCGAGCCCCTCAACTGGAACCAGGTCGTGAGCGGGCGGCAGAACGGGCAGTCCTGA
- the folP gene encoding dihydropteroate synthase, producing the protein MNTDAPLVPAPLPENLAAPARAGRALVMGVVNVTPDSFSDGGRWITTDLAVAHGRQLIAQGADLLDVGGESTRPGARRVDPAEEQNRVLPVIRELAGSGVVVSVDTIHAATAAAAIEAGAVIVNDVSGGLADPAMAAVLADAGVVYICQHWRGDPRTMDGLTDYGGDVLAGVEAELRARLDHLADAGLADEQVVIDPGLGFAKTHEQSWRLLAATARLREDLRRPVLIGASRKRFLALALPDDVAADPLARDAATAATTALAAAAGAWAVRVHEVPASRDAVRTASLWKETR; encoded by the coding sequence GTGAACACCGACGCCCCGCTCGTCCCAGCACCGCTGCCGGAGAACCTGGCCGCCCCGGCGAGGGCCGGACGCGCGCTCGTCATGGGGGTCGTCAATGTCACGCCCGACTCCTTCTCCGACGGCGGGCGCTGGATCACGACCGACCTCGCCGTCGCCCACGGCCGCCAGCTCATCGCCCAGGGGGCGGACCTGCTCGACGTCGGAGGCGAGTCCACCCGGCCCGGCGCGCGGCGCGTGGACCCCGCCGAGGAGCAGAACCGCGTCCTGCCGGTCATCCGCGAGCTCGCCGGATCAGGCGTCGTCGTCAGCGTCGACACGATCCACGCCGCCACCGCCGCCGCCGCGATCGAGGCCGGCGCCGTCATCGTCAACGACGTCTCCGGCGGCCTGGCCGACCCGGCGATGGCCGCGGTCCTCGCCGACGCCGGCGTCGTCTACATCTGCCAGCACTGGCGCGGCGACCCGCGCACCATGGACGGGCTGACCGACTACGGCGGCGACGTGCTCGCCGGCGTCGAGGCCGAGCTGCGCGCGCGCCTGGATCATCTGGCCGACGCCGGCCTGGCCGACGAGCAGGTCGTCATTGACCCCGGGCTGGGCTTCGCCAAGACCCACGAGCAGTCCTGGCGGCTGCTGGCCGCCACCGCCCGCCTGCGCGAGGACCTGCGCCGCCCCGTTCTCATCGGAGCCTCCCGCAAGCGCTTCCTCGCCCTCGCCCTGCCCGACGACGTCGCCGCCGACCCGCTGGCCCGCGACGCCGCCACCGCCGCCACCACGGCCCTCGCCGCCGCCGCAGGCGCCTGGGCCGTGCGAGTTCATGAGGTCCCGGCCAGCCGGGACGCCGTCCGAACCGCCTCACTGTGGAAGGAAACACGATGA
- a CDS encoding amino acid ABC transporter ATP-binding/permease protein — MSADVMTAGETPASPTGPTGPTGLLGPVLAMTRHLRGRGPLFAVVALTIWLGIALAVVTTVLCVAAASALAVGAAATPRTGAPAGLLAGLCAAVVALGVDSWLEQWFAHVLAYRVIDAIRLKVHRAIARIAPLGLARRSSGDTVAAAMTDAEAMEWFYAHTAAQIVAGLTACLALSAAAVAWLGPLALAVPLAQAVVVAVPLALLPLAARQGARLRAALTGLSSEALAARSCARETVLLGRLEEVAGRVTRSTGEVQSARRALAARTAVEQALIEATSVGLVLGSVLLAGRAAADSRIDAGLVPVVVALAGTALAPALAVTGALGRLGETSAAARRVNALIAAPGCRPAGPVERRGAAAGADAAADGAGSVRVIGLRVRYPDSPAPVLDGLDLEVPDGRSLAVVGPSGAGKTTLALALARLVAQEEGRIVVGGIDTADEAPERTRERLVLVCQHTHVFRATVRDNLLAPDAGEDEMWAALERARLADRVRALPGGLGEMLAERGAAWSGGERQRLGLARGLLRDPDVLVLDEPTAGLDTRTEAEFLDALLSARRGRTTIVITHRVAVMGACDSVALLRAGRIDAVGPHDVLRRTCPAYRAVLEAADGRTAPDIVPADLHGDSGRSRGAPGARRDGLTPPASPVERPSPG; from the coding sequence ATGAGCGCCGACGTCATGACCGCCGGCGAGACGCCCGCGAGCCCCACCGGCCCCACCGGCCCAACCGGGCTCCTGGGTCCCGTCCTCGCCATGACCCGGCACCTGCGGGGACGCGGCCCGCTGTTCGCCGTCGTGGCCCTGACCATCTGGCTCGGCATCGCACTGGCCGTCGTCACCACCGTGCTCTGCGTGGCGGCCGCCTCGGCCCTGGCCGTGGGCGCCGCGGCGACGCCCCGGACGGGGGCGCCCGCCGGTCTTCTGGCGGGCCTGTGCGCGGCGGTGGTCGCCCTCGGGGTCGACTCCTGGCTCGAGCAGTGGTTCGCCCACGTGCTGGCCTACCGGGTCATCGACGCCATCCGCCTCAAGGTGCACCGGGCGATCGCCCGCATCGCCCCGCTCGGGCTGGCGCGACGCAGCTCGGGGGACACGGTCGCCGCCGCCATGACCGATGCGGAGGCCATGGAGTGGTTCTACGCGCACACGGCCGCCCAGATCGTCGCGGGGCTCACCGCCTGCCTCGCCCTGTCCGCCGCGGCCGTGGCATGGCTGGGCCCCCTCGCGCTGGCGGTGCCCCTCGCCCAGGCGGTCGTCGTCGCCGTCCCCCTGGCGCTGCTCCCCCTGGCCGCCCGGCAGGGCGCGCGCCTGCGCGCGGCGCTGACCGGCCTGTCGTCCGAGGCGCTCGCGGCGCGCTCCTGCGCCCGGGAGACCGTGCTCCTGGGGCGCCTGGAGGAGGTCGCGGGGAGAGTGACGCGCTCCACGGGCGAGGTCCAGTCGGCCCGCCGCGCCCTGGCGGCGCGCACGGCCGTCGAGCAGGCGCTCATCGAGGCGACCTCAGTCGGCCTCGTCCTGGGATCCGTCCTCCTGGCGGGGCGCGCGGCCGCGGACTCGCGGATCGACGCCGGGCTCGTGCCGGTCGTCGTGGCCCTGGCCGGAACGGCCCTGGCCCCGGCCCTGGCGGTGACGGGCGCGCTCGGCAGGCTCGGGGAGACCTCGGCGGCGGCACGGCGCGTCAACGCCCTCATCGCCGCCCCCGGCTGCCGCCCCGCCGGGCCCGTCGAGCGGCGGGGCGCCGCCGCAGGCGCCGATGCCGCCGCCGACGGCGCGGGTTCGGTGCGGGTGATCGGATTGCGGGTGCGCTACCCGGACAGCCCCGCCCCGGTGCTCGACGGCCTCGACCTCGAGGTTCCCGACGGGCGGTCGCTCGCCGTCGTCGGGCCCAGCGGCGCGGGCAAGACGACCCTGGCCCTGGCCCTGGCGCGGCTCGTCGCCCAGGAGGAGGGCCGTATCGTCGTCGGCGGGATCGACACCGCCGACGAGGCCCCCGAGCGGACCCGGGAGCGGCTCGTGCTGGTGTGCCAGCACACGCACGTGTTCAGGGCCACCGTCCGCGACAATCTGCTGGCCCCCGACGCCGGGGAGGACGAGATGTGGGCGGCCCTCGAACGGGCCCGCCTCGCCGACCGCGTGCGCGCCCTGCCCGGAGGCCTGGGGGAGATGCTCGCGGAGCGCGGGGCGGCGTGGTCCGGCGGCGAGAGGCAGCGCCTCGGGCTCGCGCGCGGTTTGCTGCGCGACCCCGACGTCCTCGTGCTCGACGAGCCCACCGCGGGGCTGGACACCCGCACCGAGGCGGAGTTCCTCGACGCCCTCCTGAGCGCCAGGAGGGGTCGCACGACCATTGTCATCACCCACCGCGTCGCGGTCATGGGCGCCTGCGACAGCGTCGCCCTGCTCCGGGCCGGACGGATCGACGCCGTCGGCCCCCACGACGTCCTGCGCCGGACCTGCCCGGCCTACCGCGCCGTGCTCGAGGCCGCCGACGGGAGAACCGCCCCCGACATCGTCCCCGCCGATCTTCATGGCGACTCCGGCCGGTCCCGCGGGGCCCCGGGCGCCCGCCGGGACGGACTCACGCCGCCCGCCTCCCCGGTGGAACGGCCCTCGCCCGGTTAG
- a CDS encoding ABC transporter ATP-binding protein/permease has protein sequence MQHLRLLRLWEGHRGALAALVLAGIAVAATWTGQALLTSRVFAALVRGSSLRDPDLLAPAAALAGVLLARPLLVLVRQLLAQYAMSAVKASLRARALTAFVARSALDPAAGRTGRDHAVVVDGIENLDAYLSGYLPQIGVTAVVITAVGAAMTAVDPVTGGVAVAAALLMPALPRLWDRALAARGADHWDAYQELHAEFVDSMRGMTTLVAFGADRRREAQLARASRRLLERTMGQLRVSLIESGLSGFALAAVPVLVLVVVTVRRNELSALEIFTLVLLAAELVRPLRDLASLWHAGYLATFSGPCVMDLLDRDGAEAGGPALPSGRARGADRPPDIAVRGLSARYPRAGEPALRGIDLALRPGLTVVVGATGSGKSTLALALVGLLAPERGAIELDGVARDGAERLARIALVPQDPVLLAPTVREDIALGLPEEPDDPIAAGGAVEAAARVCGIGDDASLTLDSASGDGGAQLSGGQRQRVAIARGLAQNRRVLILDEATSALDPAAEARLVERLRDAPGRLIIAITHRLALARVADHVVVMGAGRVLEQGPPDELLSRNGALRALAEAEDGRPAAAEAP, from the coding sequence ATGCAGCACCTGCGCCTGCTCAGGCTCTGGGAGGGCCACCGCGGCGCGCTCGCCGCCCTCGTCCTCGCCGGCATCGCCGTCGCCGCCACCTGGACGGGCCAGGCCCTGCTCACCTCGCGCGTGTTCGCCGCCCTGGTCCGCGGGTCGTCCCTCCGGGACCCCGACCTGCTCGCACCGGCCGCCGCGCTCGCCGGCGTCCTCCTGGCCCGCCCCCTCCTGGTCCTGGTGCGCCAGCTCCTCGCCCAGTACGCCATGAGCGCCGTCAAGGCGTCCCTGCGGGCCCGGGCGCTGACTGCATTCGTTGCGCGCAGCGCCCTCGACCCCGCGGCGGGGCGCACGGGCCGGGACCACGCCGTCGTCGTTGACGGCATCGAGAACCTCGACGCCTATCTGTCGGGGTACCTCCCGCAGATCGGCGTGACCGCCGTCGTCATCACCGCGGTGGGCGCCGCAATGACCGCCGTCGATCCCGTGACCGGGGGCGTCGCCGTTGCGGCCGCCCTCCTGATGCCCGCACTGCCCAGACTCTGGGACAGGGCGCTCGCCGCCAGGGGGGCCGACCACTGGGACGCCTACCAGGAGCTCCACGCCGAGTTCGTCGACTCCATGCGGGGCATGACCACCCTCGTCGCCTTCGGCGCGGACCGGCGCCGCGAGGCCCAGCTCGCCCGGGCCTCCCGCCGTCTCCTGGAACGGACCATGGGCCAGCTGCGCGTGTCCCTGATCGAGTCCGGCCTGTCCGGCTTCGCCCTCGCGGCGGTGCCGGTCCTCGTCCTGGTCGTGGTGACCGTGCGGCGCAACGAGCTGAGCGCCCTGGAGATCTTCACCCTCGTCCTGCTCGCGGCCGAGCTCGTGCGCCCGCTGCGGGACCTCGCCTCCCTGTGGCACGCCGGCTACCTCGCCACCTTCTCCGGGCCGTGCGTCATGGACCTCCTCGATCGGGACGGGGCGGAGGCCGGCGGCCCCGCCCTCCCCTCCGGCCGGGCTCGCGGGGCCGACCGGCCCCCGGACATCGCGGTGCGGGGACTGAGCGCCCGCTACCCGCGGGCCGGGGAGCCCGCCCTGCGCGGAATCGACCTCGCCCTCCGCCCCGGGCTGACCGTCGTCGTCGGCGCCACCGGATCGGGCAAGTCCACCCTCGCCCTCGCGCTCGTCGGCCTCCTGGCCCCCGAGCGGGGCGCGATCGAGCTCGACGGCGTCGCCCGCGACGGCGCCGAGCGCCTCGCCCGCATCGCGCTCGTGCCCCAGGACCCCGTACTGCTGGCCCCCACCGTGCGCGAGGACATCGCCCTGGGCCTGCCCGAGGAGCCCGACGACCCGATCGCAGCCGGAGGGGCCGTCGAGGCCGCGGCGCGCGTCTGCGGCATCGGCGACGACGCCTCCCTCACGCTGGACAGCGCCTCGGGCGACGGCGGGGCGCAGCTGTCCGGGGGGCAGCGGCAGCGGGTCGCCATCGCCCGGGGCCTGGCCCAGAACCGGCGCGTCCTCATCCTCGACGAGGCCACCTCCGCGCTCGACCCGGCCGCCGAGGCGCGCCTGGTGGAGCGGCTGCGCGACGCGCCCGGCCGCCTCATCATCGCCATCACCCACCGCCTGGCCCTCGCCCGGGTCGCCGACCACGTCGTCGTCATGGGCGCCGGACGCGTCCTCGAGCAGGGGCCGCCCGACGAGCTCCTGTCCCGCAACGGCGCCCTGCGGGCCCTCGCCGAGGCCGAGGACGGGCGCCCCGCCGCCGCGGAGGCGCCGTGA
- a CDS encoding FecCD family ABC transporter permease, with protein MSIRTRPPRVNAATATLVLLGVAVPLVAALCVGVGQLEASPAEVVRALAHRLGGADDADLDPALVTVIWRLRLPRILVGLCAGAVLSVGGACLQAVVRNDLADPYLLGVSSGASLGAALVIAGGAGGALTTTGGAFLGALAALVLVMALAGGGGRLSGSRLVLAGLTAGYFLSAVTNLVVVLSDSRDAVRAITFWMLGSLNRSSWADVPVLACAAALTLGYLVLRARALDAVGLGDDVARSMGVNPFRLRRSTTAVAALGVAAAVAVSGAIGFVGLVVPHLARRLVGATHRALLPAAAMLGALVLVAADALARTVLAPREIPLGILTALVGTPLLMWMMRRRPRPR; from the coding sequence GTGAGCATACGAACGCGCCCCCCGCGAGTCAACGCGGCAACCGCCACCCTGGTACTGCTCGGCGTCGCCGTGCCGCTGGTCGCCGCGCTCTGCGTGGGCGTGGGCCAGCTGGAGGCCTCTCCCGCCGAGGTGGTGCGGGCGCTCGCCCACCGCCTCGGCGGCGCGGACGACGCGGACCTCGACCCGGCCCTGGTCACGGTCATCTGGCGGCTGCGCCTGCCGCGGATCCTGGTGGGCCTGTGCGCGGGAGCGGTCCTGTCAGTCGGCGGCGCCTGCCTTCAGGCCGTCGTGCGCAACGACCTGGCCGACCCCTACCTCCTGGGGGTCTCCTCCGGAGCGTCCCTCGGGGCCGCCCTCGTTATCGCCGGCGGCGCCGGCGGTGCGCTGACGACGACCGGCGGGGCGTTCCTCGGCGCCCTCGCAGCACTCGTCCTGGTCATGGCGCTGGCCGGGGGCGGCGGGCGGCTGTCGGGATCGCGCCTGGTCCTGGCCGGGCTCACAGCGGGCTACTTCCTGTCCGCCGTCACCAACCTCGTCGTCGTCCTGTCCGACAGCCGCGACGCCGTGCGCGCCATCACCTTCTGGATGCTCGGGTCGCTGAACCGCTCGTCATGGGCGGACGTGCCGGTCCTGGCCTGCGCCGCGGCGCTGACCCTGGGATACCTCGTCCTGCGGGCCCGGGCGCTGGACGCCGTCGGCCTGGGGGACGACGTCGCCCGCTCCATGGGCGTGAACCCCTTCCGCCTGCGCCGCTCGACGACGGCGGTCGCCGCCCTGGGCGTGGCCGCGGCCGTCGCCGTGAGCGGGGCCATCGGCTTCGTCGGACTGGTCGTGCCGCACCTGGCACGGCGGCTGGTCGGCGCCACGCACCGCGCGCTCCTGCCGGCCGCCGCCATGCTCGGCGCACTCGTGCTCGTCGCCGCGGACGCCCTGGCCCGCACCGTCCTGGCCCCCAGGGAGATCCCCCTGGGCATCCTCACCGCCCTGGTCGGCACGCCGCTGCTCATGTGGATGATGCGCCGCCGCCCGCGGCCGCGCTGA
- a CDS encoding ABC transporter substrate-binding protein, translating to MHRPILRVLAAAAAAALGLTPTGCGTTASRAPASDGYPLTVADCGRDVTIGSAPRRVLTIGTAAVELLDAAGASDRIVARTGEFGASLPADLKNPPSDGLITDPSDPTTEEIIAAEPDLVLGYGLFNADAQQLADAGIALLTVQAECGHDDGSSASPVTLSTVSDDVRRLGTVFSTSSTADAAADALDQRVSGARRAETGRTAAWVYYFSSQDPLSAYGGGGLAASVLKDAGLTSVYAESRDAYLSVSVESLLERRPHWIVLGYGLYGESAEKARARFLAEPGVEALEAVSAGRIVLLPAGASSSSPTAVAGLEQLVSATAE from the coding sequence ATGCACCGACCCATCCTCCGCGTCCTGGCCGCCGCAGCGGCGGCGGCCCTCGGCCTGACCCCGACGGGCTGCGGCACCACCGCCTCCCGAGCCCCCGCCTCGGACGGTTATCCGCTCACGGTCGCCGACTGCGGCCGGGACGTCACCATCGGCTCGGCGCCCCGGCGGGTTCTCACCATCGGCACGGCCGCCGTCGAGCTGCTCGACGCCGCCGGCGCGAGTGACCGCATTGTGGCCCGCACCGGGGAATTCGGCGCGTCACTGCCCGCGGACCTGAAGAACCCGCCCTCGGACGGCCTCATCACCGACCCCTCGGACCCCACGACCGAGGAGATCATCGCCGCCGAGCCCGATCTCGTCCTGGGGTACGGCCTGTTCAACGCCGACGCGCAGCAGCTCGCCGACGCGGGCATCGCCCTTCTGACCGTGCAGGCCGAGTGCGGCCACGACGACGGCTCCTCCGCCTCCCCCGTGACGCTGTCGACGGTGAGCGACGACGTCCGCCGCCTCGGCACCGTGTTCTCCACCTCGTCAACGGCCGATGCGGCCGCCGACGCCCTCGACCAGCGGGTGAGCGGCGCGCGGCGCGCCGAGACGGGCCGCACCGCCGCCTGGGTCTACTACTTCTCGTCGCAGGACCCGCTGTCCGCCTACGGCGGGGGCGGCCTGGCCGCGTCCGTGCTCAAGGATGCGGGTCTGACCAGCGTCTACGCCGAGTCCCGCGACGCCTACCTGAGCGTCTCGGTTGAGAGCCTGTTGGAGCGCCGGCCCCACTGGATCGTCCTGGGCTACGGACTGTACGGGGAGAGCGCGGAGAAGGCCCGGGCCAGGTTCCTCGCCGAACCCGGCGTGGAGGCGCTCGAGGCCGTCTCCGCCGGCCGAATCGTGCTCCTGCCCGCGGGCGCCTCGTCCTCGAGCCCGACGGCGGTGGCCGGGCTGGAGCAGCTGGTCTCCGCCACAGCGGAGTGA
- a CDS encoding ABC transporter ATP-binding protein has product MNTVLRTADLHVSLGGTPALKGVGLRVEEGEKVALLGPNGSGKTTLLRVLAGIAPPTSGRATLRGRDLREIPDGRRARMLAFLAQEEHTDLPFTARDVLLLARSVGLSDWRPYRRADHEAVEALARQWELSGLLDRTLQDMSGGERKRVLLARTFAQDTAIIVLDEPTNHLDLRHQHEMVARVVDSGRTVLMSLHDLDMAAAYCERVVLMSRGRVVADGAPSEVLTARIVEEVYGVSARRADVDGRVRLLVGR; this is encoded by the coding sequence GTGAACACCGTCCTGCGGACCGCGGACCTGCACGTCAGTCTCGGCGGGACTCCGGCCCTGAAGGGGGTGGGCCTGCGCGTCGAGGAGGGCGAGAAAGTGGCCCTGCTCGGCCCCAACGGATCGGGCAAGACCACCCTGCTGAGGGTCCTGGCGGGCATTGCGCCGCCCACGAGCGGGCGCGCGACCCTCCGGGGACGGGATCTGCGCGAGATCCCGGACGGACGTCGGGCTCGGATGCTGGCCTTCCTGGCGCAGGAGGAGCACACCGATCTGCCCTTCACCGCGCGCGACGTCCTGCTGCTCGCCCGCAGCGTCGGCCTGAGCGACTGGCGGCCCTACCGGCGGGCGGACCACGAGGCCGTCGAGGCGCTGGCGCGGCAGTGGGAGCTGAGCGGACTGCTCGACCGCACCTTGCAGGACATGTCCGGCGGCGAGCGCAAGCGCGTGCTCCTGGCCCGCACATTCGCCCAGGACACCGCCATTATCGTCCTCGACGAGCCGACGAACCACCTGGACCTGCGCCACCAGCACGAGATGGTCGCGCGGGTGGTCGACTCCGGGCGCACCGTGCTCATGTCCCTGCACGATCTCGACATGGCGGCCGCCTACTGCGAACGGGTCGTGCTCATGAGCCGGGGGCGCGTCGTGGCGGACGGCGCGCCATCCGAGGTGCTCACCGCCCGCATCGTCGAGGAGGTCTACGGCGTGAGCGCCCGTCGCGCCGACGTTGACGGCCGGGTGCGCCTGCTCGTGGGCCGCTGA